A window of Amycolatopsis australiensis contains these coding sequences:
- a CDS encoding alpha/beta fold hydrolase: MTATKRPASAGPGGRSSSDPDPVRVSFRRYAGVRTRVLEVGGTAPEPEVPRRARRRRAAAPHVRPTAPRLVLLHGYCDSADTWRPALEQLAAAGIPAVAVDLPGFGDAQPLRPGPMLPQLDAFTTAVIREQAVLGSVVLAGNSLGGTMSLRAAQNGRLPISGVVSIAAPGFVDSWLIRTVARYPLPLRLYSALPVPVPGFLVRKVAEQVVPRLLYADSSLADAVQVQRFTALFPDYRSTKTRLEQARQLVAELADAYRLDSVEVPLLVVACGKDKLVTAASGRQLHTLVPHSRLLVREDWGHCPQLDDPVEIAELLTYFAASAVRTTQAKRAAAAATEAVSEDTAAG; the protein is encoded by the coding sequence ATGACCGCGACGAAGCGGCCCGCCTCGGCTGGACCGGGCGGCCGGTCCAGCAGTGACCCGGATCCCGTCCGGGTCTCCTTCCGGCGCTACGCCGGCGTCCGCACCCGGGTGCTCGAGGTCGGCGGCACCGCCCCCGAACCGGAGGTGCCCCGCCGGGCCCGGCGCCGCCGGGCGGCCGCGCCGCACGTCCGGCCCACCGCGCCGCGGCTGGTGCTCCTGCACGGCTACTGCGACAGCGCCGACACCTGGCGCCCCGCCCTCGAGCAGCTCGCGGCCGCCGGGATCCCGGCGGTCGCGGTCGATCTGCCCGGGTTCGGGGACGCGCAGCCGCTGCGGCCCGGCCCGATGCTGCCGCAGCTCGACGCGTTCACCACCGCCGTCATCCGCGAGCAGGCCGTGCTCGGCTCGGTCGTGCTGGCCGGCAACTCCCTCGGCGGCACCATGAGCCTGCGCGCGGCCCAGAACGGCAGGCTGCCGATCTCCGGGGTCGTCTCGATCGCCGCGCCCGGGTTCGTCGACTCGTGGCTGATCCGGACCGTGGCGCGTTACCCGCTGCCGTTGCGGCTGTACTCGGCGCTGCCCGTTCCCGTGCCCGGGTTCCTGGTGCGCAAGGTCGCCGAGCAGGTCGTCCCGCGGCTGCTCTACGCCGACTCGAGCCTCGCCGACGCGGTGCAGGTGCAGCGCTTCACGGCGCTGTTCCCCGACTACCGCTCGACGAAGACCCGGCTCGAACAGGCCCGGCAGCTCGTCGCCGAGCTCGCCGACGCCTACCGGCTCGACTCGGTCGAGGTGCCGCTGCTGGTCGTCGCGTGCGGGAAGGACAAGCTCGTCACCGCCGCGTCCGGGCGGCAGCTGCACACGCTCGTGCCGCACAGCAGGCTGCTGGTGCGCGAGGACTGGGGGCACTGCCCGCAGCTGGACGACCCGGTCGAGATCGCCGAGCTGCTCACCTACTTCGCGGCGAGCGCGGTGCGGACCACGCAGGCCAAGCGCGCCGCCGCGGCGGCGACGGAGGCCGTGAGCGAGGACACTGCGGCAGGCTGA
- a CDS encoding quinone oxidoreductase family protein produces the protein MFAVYAQEPNAESPLDSLVVGERPEPDVPDGWVRVHVKAASLNMHDLWTLRGVGIKPEQFPMILGCDGAGTLDDGSEVVIHSVINAPGWQGDDTLDPKRTLLTEKYQGTFADQVVVPARNVVPKPAALSFAEAATMGTAWLTAYRMLFVKSGLRPGQTMLVQGASGGVSTALVQLGRAAGFRVWVTGRTEEKRALAERLGAHQAFESGARLPERVDAVFETVGKATWSHSVKSLKPGGIIVVSGSTSGPDAGAELQRVFFLQLRVSGSTMGTRDELADLLAYLDLTGVRPQIGAELPLSEAPNGFRAMLDGDTAGKIVFTR, from the coding sequence ATGTTCGCCGTGTACGCGCAGGAACCCAACGCCGAAAGCCCGCTGGACTCGCTCGTCGTGGGCGAGCGCCCCGAACCCGACGTGCCGGACGGCTGGGTCCGCGTGCACGTCAAGGCGGCCAGCCTCAACATGCACGACCTCTGGACCCTCCGGGGCGTCGGCATCAAGCCGGAGCAGTTCCCGATGATCCTCGGCTGCGACGGCGCCGGCACCCTCGACGACGGCTCCGAGGTCGTGATCCACTCGGTGATCAACGCGCCGGGCTGGCAGGGCGACGACACCCTGGACCCGAAGCGCACGTTGCTCACCGAGAAGTACCAGGGCACCTTCGCCGACCAGGTCGTCGTGCCGGCCCGCAACGTCGTGCCGAAGCCCGCCGCGCTGAGCTTCGCCGAAGCCGCCACCATGGGCACGGCCTGGCTGACCGCCTACCGGATGCTCTTCGTGAAGTCGGGCCTGCGGCCGGGCCAGACGATGCTCGTGCAGGGCGCCTCCGGCGGCGTCTCGACGGCGCTGGTGCAGCTCGGCCGCGCGGCCGGGTTCCGGGTCTGGGTGACCGGCCGCACCGAGGAGAAGCGCGCGCTCGCCGAGCGCCTCGGCGCGCACCAGGCCTTCGAGTCCGGCGCACGGCTGCCCGAGCGCGTCGACGCCGTGTTCGAGACGGTCGGCAAGGCAACCTGGTCGCACTCGGTGAAGTCGCTCAAGCCGGGCGGCATCATCGTCGTCTCCGGCTCGACCAGCGGCCCCGACGCGGGTGCCGAGCTGCAGCGCGTCTTCTTCCTCCAGCTGCGCGTCTCCGGCTCGACCATGGGCACCCGCGACGAGCTGGCGGATCTGCTCGCCTACCTCGATCTGACCGGCGTCCGGCCCCAGATCGGCGCCGAGCTCCCCCTATCCGAGGCCCCTAACGGCTTCCGGGCGATGCTCGACGGCGACACCGCCGGGAAGATCGTCTTCACCCGCTAG